A single Lactuca sativa cultivar Salinas chromosome 8, Lsat_Salinas_v11, whole genome shotgun sequence DNA region contains:
- the LOC111893831 gene encoding alpha-glucan water dikinase, chloroplastic isoform X1, which yields MYTHGTDSCSVTSFCWIVTLNRLKEERNMSNSVGHSLLRGPVLQHQSQKNSCSCIGGNTLFQAQATSLIRKSSSSALSSILSSDFRGHRLTLRRSGLRNPVFSDVVQAVLATDPASEQLRQKFILEEDIEMQVDVKISSIPMVEIQLTNSRDHLYLHWGGLRNVKEKWVLPNRRPEGTKVYKERALRTPFIKSGSSSSLKVEIDDPSIQALEFLIVDEAKNKWYKNNGQNFHVKLPSRETPVSNVVIPEDLVQIQAFLRWEKKGKQMYSPEQEKMEYEAARAELYEDISRGSSIEDIRARLTKKDDKSSKKDTGTSNDDKQKKITKGEIKTKVQKHQETRSYSTQSIQRKKRDLMQLLNKHIPVSVKSVEEKSSMTPKSFSALELYSKLIEEQSDINILNKKTYRVADDELLVLVTKASSKIRVHLATGFKEPLTLHWALSKKPGEWLAPPENLLPQGSSSLATCADSPFSTISIDGSANKIQSLEIEIEEGDYVGMPFVTFSGNNWIKNNGSDFYIEFVGPKKAIKKDAGDGKGTAKALLDKIAGLESEAQKSFMHRFNIAADLMEEATDTGELGLSGILVWMRFMATRQLIWNKNYNVKPREISRAQDRLTDLLQNVYVNYPQYNELLRMIMSTVGRGGEGDVGQRIRDEILVIQRNNDCAGGMMEEWHQKLHNNTSPDDVVICQALIDYIKNDFDMSVYWNTLNTNGITKERLLSYDRAIHHEPSFRRDQKESLLRDLGSYLRTLKAVHSGADLESAISNCMGYKSEGQGFMVGVNINPVSGLPSGFPELLQFVLNHVEDRNVETLLEGLLEAREELRPLLSKPNDRLKDLLFLDIALDSTVRTAIERSYEELSNAKPEKVMYLITLLLENLILSSDNNEDLIYCLKGWNQALSMLETGDGSWALFAKSVLDRTRLALATKGELYHQILQPSAEYLGARLGLDQWAVSIFTEEMIRAGSAASLSSLVNRLDPILRNVANLGSWQVISPIEAVGYIVVVDELLSVQNKSYESPTILVAKSVRGEEEIPDGTVAVITPDMPDVLSHVSVRARNSKVCFATCFDPNILDDLRAKQGKLLKLKPTSADITYTEVKEGDLNSLKQSSNSEEVGLPSNIKLVKKEFCGKFAVSAEEFTSEMVGAKSSNIAYLKGKVPSWVGIPTSVALPFGSFEKVLSDVKNKGVSEKMKILKKKLEAGDFEVLEEIRKTVLDLVPPPQLVEELKNKMKSSGMPWPGDEGEKRWEQAWTAIKKVWASKWNERAYFSTRKVKLDHDLLCMAVLVQEIINADYAFVIHTTNPSSGDPSEIYAEVVKGLGETLVGAYPGRALSFISKKDKLDSPKVLGYPSKPIGLFIKRSIIFRSDSNGEDLEGYAGAGLYDSVPMDEEEKVVLDYSSDPLMVDGNFQKSILSSIARAGDAIEKLYGSPQDIEGVVRDGKIYVVQTRPQM from the exons ATGTATACTCATGGTACTGATTCTTGCTCTGTCACGAGTTTTTGTTGGATAGTGACATTGAATCGATTAAAGGAAGAGAGGAATATGAGCAATTCAGTAGGGCATAGTTTGCTTCGAGGGCCAGTTTTACAGCATCAAAGTCAAAAAAATTCTTGTAGTTGCATTGGCGGAAATACTTTGTTTCAAGCTCAAGCTACTTCTCTGATACGGAAGTCATCGTCGTCGGCTTTGTCGTCTATATTATCCAGCGATTTCCGTGGTCATAGACTGACTTTGCGAAGATCAGGATTGCGGAATCCAGTGTTTTCTGACGTTGTTCAAGCTGTTTTAGCCACCGATCCGGCATCCGAG CAACTGAGACAAAAGTTTATCTTGGAAGAAGATATTGAGATGCAG GTTGATGTTAAGATATCCTCTATTCCAATGGTAGAGATTCAGCTCACTAATAGTAGGGACCATTTATATCTACATTGGGGAGGTCTACGGAATGTAAAGGA AAAATGGGTACTCCCCAATCGTCGTCCTGAAGGGACTAAAGTATACAAGGAAAGGGCTCTTAGAACCCCCTTTATAAAA TCTGGTTCCAGTTCATCCCTGAAAGTAGAGATTGATGATCCTTCAATTCAAGCTCTAGAGTTCCTAATAGTAGATGAAGCAAAGAATAAATG GTACAAAAATAATGGTCAAAACTTCCATGTTAAGCTGCCTTCAAGGGAAACTCCAGTTTCAAATGTTGTAATTCCCGAAGACCTTGTACAAATTCAAGCATTTTTGAGATGGGAAAAGAAGGGTAAACAAATGTATTCAccagaacaagaaaag ATGGAATATGAAGCAGCTCGTGCAGAACTATATGAAGACATTTCTAGGGGGAGTTCCATAGAGGACATAAGAGCAAGGCTTACTAAAAAAGATGATAAAAGTTCCAAAAAAGATACTGGAACTTCTAATGATGACAAACAAAAGAAAATTACCAAAGGAGAGATAAAAACTAAGGTTCAAAAGCATCAGGAAACTAGAAGCTACTCAACTCAAAGCATTCAAAGAAAGAAGAGGGACCTCATGCAACTTCTCAACAAACATATTCCAGTTTCTGTAAAGTCTGTAGAGGAAAAATCCTCCATGACACCAAAATCTTTCTCTGCATTGGAACTTTACTCTAAGCTCATAGAGGAACAAAGTGACATAAATATATTGAACAAAAAGACATACAGAGTTGCTGATGATGAGCTTCTG gtACTTGTGACAAAGGCTTCTAGTAAGATAAGAGTTCATTTGGCTACAGGATTCAAGGAGCCACTCACTCTTCACTGGGCTTTGTCAAAAAAACCTGGGGAGTGGCTG gCACCACCTGAAAATTTGTTACCACAAGGGTCTTCTTCTTTAGCTACATGTGCTGACTCACCATTTTCTACTATCTCTATTGATGGTTCAGCTAACAAG ATACAATCATTGGAAATAGAAATTGAAGAGGGTGATTATGTGGGGATGCCTTTTGTTACTTTTTCTGGAAATAACTGGATTAAGAATAATGGTTCAGACTTCTACATTGAATTTGTTGGACCCAAGAAGGCAATAAAG AAGGATGCAGGTGATGGGAAGGGTACTGCTAAGGCCTTGTTAGACAAAATAGCAGGGCTGGAAAGTGAAGCACAGAAGTCTTTCATGCATAG ATTTAATATTGCAGCTGATTTGATGGAAGAAGCCACAGACACTGGTGAGTTGGGTCTTTCAGGAATTTTAGTTTGGATGCGTTTTATGGCTACAAGACAACTAATCTGGAATAAAAACTACAATGTAAAGCCTCG TGAGATAAGCAGAGCTCAGGATAGGCTCACAGATTTGCTTCAAaatgtttatgtgaattatccACAATATAATGAGCTTCTGAGAATGATCATGTCAACTGTTGGACGTGGAGGTGAAGGAGATGTAGGTCAACGTATCCGAGATGAAATCCTTGTGATCCAG AGAAATAATGATTGTGCAGGTGGAATGATGGAAGAATGGCATCAGAAACTTCACAATAACACAAGCCCTGATGATGTTGTGATTTGTCAG gcgttaattgattatattaaaaatgacTTTGACATGAGTGTTTACTGGAACACACTGAATACAAATGGAATAACAAAAGAAAGACTTTTAAGCTATGATCGAGCCATCCACCATGAGCCAAGCTTCAGGAGAGACCAAAAGGAAAGCCTCTTGCGTGATTTGGGAAGCTACTTGAGAACattaaag GCAGTTCATTCAGGTGCAGATCTTGAGTCTGCGATATCAAACTGCATGGGTTATAAATCTGAG GGACAAGGTTTTATGGTAGGGGTGAATATCAACCCTGTTTCAGGTCTGCCATCTGGATTTCCg GAACTGCTTCAATTTGTTTTGAATCATGTGGAAGATAGGAACGTGGAAACCCTTCTTGAG GGACTGCTGGAAGCACGTGAGGAACTTCGGCCATTACTATCTAAACCAAATGATCGTCTCAAGGATCTTCTCTTTTTGGACATTGCCCTCGATTCAACTGTAAGGACAGCCATTGAAAGGAGCTATGAAGAGCTGAGCAACGCTAAGCCAGAG AAAGTTATGTATTTAATCACTCTTCTTCTCGAGAACCTCATACTCTCATCAGACAACAACGAGGACCTGATCTATTGCTTAAAG GGATGGAATCAAGCACTAAGCATGTTGGAGACTGGAGATGGTAGTTGGGCATTATTTGCAAAATCAGTCCTTGATAGAACCCGACTTGCACTTGCCACCAAAGGGGAGTTGTATCATCAAATTTTGCAACCTTCAGCTGAGTACCTTGGGGCCCGCCTTGGATTAGACCAATGGGCG GTAAGCATATTTACTGAAGAAATGATTCGTGCAGGATCAGCTGCTTCTTTATCATCATTGGTTAATCGACTTGACCCCATTCTTCGCAATGTGGCTAATTTGGGGAG TTGGCAGGTAATCAGCCCAATTGAAGCTGTTGGATACATTGTGGTGGTTGATGAGTTACTTTCAGTTCAAAACAAATCTTATGAATCACCAACAATTTTAGTAGCAAAATCTgtaagaggagaagaagaaatcCCTGATGGAACAGTTGCTGTAATAACACCCGATATGCCAGATGTTCTATCCCATGTTTCTGTTCGTGCAAGAAACAGCAAAGTCTGCTTTGCAACATGTTTTGATCCAAATATTCTGGATGATCTTCGTGCAAAACAAGGGAAATTGTTAAAACTAAAACCTACTTCAGCTGATATAACTTACAC TGAGGTGAAAGAGGGAGATTTAAATTCCTTAAAACAATCAAGTAATTCGGAAGAAGTTGGTTTGCCATCAAATATAAAATTGGTCAAAAAGGAGTTTTGTGGTAAATTTGCTGTTTCGGCTGAAGAGTTCACAAGTGAAATG GTTGGAGCTAAATCGAGTAACATTGCATACCTAAAAGGAAAAGTACCATCGTGGGTTGGGATTCCTACTTCCGTGGCTTTACCTTTTGGAAGTTTTGAGAAAGTTCTTTCTGATGTAAAAAATAAG GGTGTGTCTGAAAAGATGAAAATCTTGAAGAAAAAACTAGAAGCAGGAGACTTTGAAGTCCTTGAGGAGATCCGTAAGACAGTTTTGGACCTTGTTCCACCACCCCAGCTG GTAGAAGAgctgaaaaacaaaatgaaaagttctgGCATGCCATGGCCAGGGGATGAAGGTGAGAAAAGATGGGAACAAGCATGGACTGCTATAAAGAAG GTTTGGGCTTCAAAATGGAACGAAAGAGCCTACTTCAGTACAAGAAAAGTGAAACTAGATCATGACCTCCTATGCATGGCTGTATTggttcaagaaataataaatgcTGATTATGCATTTGTTATTCATACCACAAATCCATCTTCTGGAGACCCATCTGAGATATATGCCGAG GTAGTAAAGGGTCTTGGGGAGACTTTGGTAGGAGCTTATCCAGGTCGAGCATTGAGTTTCATTTCCaagaaagataaacttgattctCCTAAG GTTTTGGGTTACCCAAGCAAACCGATTGGGCTTTTCATAAAAAGATCCATCATCTTCCGATCTGATTCCAATGGTGAAGATCTAGAAGGCTATGCTGGTGCAGGACTTTACGATAG TGTGCCTATGGATGAAGAAGAAAAAGTTGTTCTTGATTACTCATCTGATCCATTAATGGTTGATGGAAACTTCCAGAAATCAATCCTCTCGAGCATTGCTCGTGCAGGTGATGCCATAGAGAAGTTATATGGATCCCCACAAGATATTGAAGGTGTGGTACGTGATGGGAAAATTTATGTTGTTCAAACTCGACCTCAAATGTGA